The following proteins are encoded in a genomic region of Solea senegalensis isolate Sse05_10M linkage group LG5, IFAPA_SoseM_1, whole genome shotgun sequence:
- the hsd17b3 gene encoding testosterone 17-beta-dehydrogenase 3 has protein sequence MDLTESVLICLGAAVAVYYGVKLLLFNRILFPKVWFPLAKTFFTSTGEWAVVTGASEGIGRAYAFALAEQGMSVVIMSRTKVRLDQVAKEIGDKTGQKVKVIVADFTKENVFSEIEDQLRDLDIGVLVNNVGMLPSYVPSRFLECAELEKTITKVINCNVKTLAKMCKIILPGMENRGRGVIVNVSSGVACIPFPLYTLYSASKVFVERFSQGLHAEYIDKGIIIQTVAPFGVSTRMAAYQQTNVVTLSPEDFVKSSLQYLRAGDKTHGSVCHAIMGWLLQSIPLKILHAESMLHNLRDYVKKKTALAASIAASPRATFENGRMK, from the exons ATGGATTTAACTGAATCGGTTTTAATTTGTCTTGGTGCGGCAGTTGCCGTCTACTATGGAGTGAAACTGCTGCTTTTCAATAGGATACTTTTTCCAAAAGTGTGGTTTCCGCTGGCAAAGACATTCTTCACATCTACGGGAGAGTGGGCAG TGGTGACCGGTGCTTCAGAGGGCATAGGGAGAGCATATGCATTTGCG CTGGCTGAGCAAGGGATGAGTGTGGTCATCATGAGTAGAACCAAAGTGAGACTGGACCAAGTTGCCAAGGAAATAG GTGATAAAACGGGGCAGAAGGTGAAAGTGATAGTGGCAGACTTCACAAAGGAAAATGTCTTCAGTGAAATCGAGGATCAGCTCAGGGACCTCGACATTGGGGTTTTAG TCAATAACGTGGGCATGCTGCCCAGCTACGTTCCCAGCAGGTTCCTCGAGTGTGCAGAGCTGGAGAAG ACAATTACAAAGGTGATAAACTGCAATGTGAAGACTTTGGCCAAG atgTGCAAAATAATCCTTCCGGGCATGGAGAACAG GGGGAGAGGGGTGATTGTGAATGTTTCGTCTGGAGTTGCCTGTATTCCATTTCCCCTGTACACTCTATATTCTGCCTCCAAG GTGTTTGTGGAAAGATTTTCTCAAGGTCTTCATGCCGAATACATAGATAAAGGGATTATTATACAG ACAGTCGCCCCATTTGGCGTCTCCACTCGCATGGCCGCTTACCAACAAACCAATGTCGTGACTTTGTCACCAGAAGACTTTGTGAAGAGCTCCCTGCAGTACCTCAGAGCTGGAGACAAGACACACGGCAGCGTCTGTCACGCAATCATG GGATGGTTACTGCAGTCTATTCCTCTCAAGATCCTCCATGCAGAGTCTATGTTACACAACCTACGAGACTACGTCAAGAAGAAAACCGCACTTGCAGCGTCCATCGCTGCGAGTCCACGTGCAACTTTTGAAAATGGTAGAATGAAATAA
- the ercc6l2 gene encoding DNA excision repair protein ERCC-6-like 2 isoform X2: MASTSTAKWREGDSCLAPNPRDGTLQEATIQRLESNFHSNDSTAWVIFTDQNKDAEKEEEEDEEIAIPVSKLSRPDLNNFNQEKPVFPSIITDTRLCVSLELSEADGHRVPYTINRYLRDYQREGIRFIYNSYICSRGCILGDDMGLGKTVQVIGFLAAVLHKTGTWEDMKRNRPQFLQSQIPSTHSKPNKVFLIVAPLSVLYNWKDELDAWGYFQAVVVHGLRKEEELARIKKGRIEIALTTYETLRLCLDQFNNIDWSAVVVDEAHKIKNPNSQITQAMKELICKIRIGLTGTILQNNLEELWCVMDWARPGCLGSLGHFKNKFSDPVEHGQRHSATKRALATGRKAVRALVRKISHCFLRRTKSLIRDQLPKKNDRVVYCSLTDFQQTVYQTVLDTEDVTLLLRSSEKCDCGSRRTRRRCCYATNSDGVQMRDLYFSYLAILRKIANHVALLQSTAGTSKKQEKYLTAICQKVFQKFPDFVQRCKDEAFEALSDPMYSGKMKVLQRLLKYYLQKRDKVLLFSLSTKLLDVLESYCMAEGLDYSRLDGTTKSKERLQIVKEFNSSSHINLCLVSTMAGGLGLNFVGANVVVLFDPTWNPANDLQAIDRAYRIGQCRDVTVLRLISLGTVEEVIYLRQVYKQQLQSSVVEKASSRRYFEAVQGHGVHKGELFGINNLFRLQIQGTCLTRKILQREGQMEAGVMTTSTHTGEEKAEARKGVSEPGDSALNCEAIKENRDASKVSRGLLDFSSGSEEDGDGQLFQRKVSSSSAEDGNRGGNAAIGAGQMNLLQHGFSRFLERVKGTPEVKGDSSSDEEILSDTGAGIPEKLETNDCMYKSSKTENGSDCLPKVGTKPLNVSRDADRDDEDNGARTRQENDEAVKKRQGLKGWKDKKKAIDWESDENSSNKPKTTGHCFEGYSEESEDFDLEKIACSKKGALNSQRKGQDRGRDTFEFNEVKRKRQTTSARNQARSKYTESTETYTSSEDEHTPKKKGSFTGGHFTSPRTEQSRVDGKISASMKSPTSQGKDGTIDSVLGGVQEVAYTHSNQRVVGGSKAEELISRAAVRDVFERKMYSQLPANQLLGTQESLSSSPPDSPPYSANVRVERPSVDHPVTFTGKSVHHTRHTTVIIGETPQAVCRQHLEEMANKFNFPSVRQFAVDVLRRDSSQRLGWLRQYYTSLNQPDLANIVAKNFPQSDSAPTSSTSTAATSSTATRTAISCTETRTRTPQKEFSNTPQKRKYTKKSREPKTDPEIPQNNVSAPQKKSRLCQNDIPDPQRNPKNPQRNVLEPQKTQKVSQQNVLEPLGNITSHESEEQEETVSSAKGHRRTKRGSVSCSGAHRAGGGLGVDHAGSSGLGSGKPAAVLNRTDRDTPSSPDLSHGRSAMLSKPTAQGREREQKSSSSRTRETVQGRRENSQSASPPQQAPSALSNHSLLTDLIGDTSILDDLFKPKPRGAQQRGPPKTPPPMLSGSGNACLTSPSSSRIALSSDSASTRPSPGALVQVTRGSRKDFWDILNEGNEESINRLTDLAEVQRVCVNTKLSARSRSGEEEESKSLWKTNEKFLWKK, translated from the exons ATGGCTTCAACTTCTACAG CAAAGTGGCGTGAAGGTGACAGTTGTCTGGCTCCGAACCCAAGAGATGGCACTTTGCAAGAAGCAACAATCCAGAGACTGGAATCCAACTTTCACAGCAATGATTCCACAGCATGGGTGATATTTACTGACCAAAATAAAGAtgcagagaaggaggaagaggaggatgaggaaatAGCTATACCAGTCTCTAAACTCTCAAGACCAGACTTAAATAACTTCAACCAGGagaaaccagtgtttcccagcATCATCACAGACACCAGGCTATGTGTTTCATTAGAGCTGAGTGAAGCTGATGGACACAGAGTCCCTTACACCATCAACAGATACCTGAGGGATTATCAGAGGGAAGGTATACGGTTCATTTACAATAGCTACATCTGCTCCCGTGGATGTATCCTGGGTGACGACATGGGCCTTGGAAAAACTGTACAG GTCATTGGTTTTCttgctgctgtgctgcacaAAACAGGCACATGGGAAGACATGAAGAGGAACAGGCCACAGTTTCTTCAGAGTCAGATCCCCTCAACACATAGTAAACCCAACAAA GTGTTCCTCATTGTGGCTCCTCTGTCAGTGCTTTATAACTGGAAAGATGAACTGGATGCGTGGGGTTATTTCCAGGCTGTGGTTGTCCATGGcctgaggaaagaggaggaactGGCTCGCATTAAGAAGGGACGCATTGAAATTGCTCTCACCACTTATGAGACTCTGCGACTTTGTCTGGATCAGTTTAATAA TATCGACTGGTCTGCTGTGGTTGTAGATGAGGCACACAAGATAAAGAATCCAAACTCTCAAATCACTCAGGCTATGAAGGAGCTGATATGTAAG ATCAGAATTGGTCTCACTGGCACCATCTTACAGAACAACCTTGAGGAGCTGTGGTGTGTCATGGACTG GGCCAGACCTGGTTGTCTTGGCAGCTTGGGACATTTCAAGAACAAGTTTTCAGACCCAGTTGAGCATGGGCAGCGGCACAGCGCAACAAAACGTGCCCTAGCGACAGGGAGGAAAGCTGTCAGAGCCCTGGTGAGGAAGATATCTCATTGCTTCCTCAGAAGGACTAAATCTCTTATCAGAGATCAGCTACCTAAGAAGAATGACAGG GTGGTGTATTGCTCTCTGACAGACTTTCAGCAAACTGTGTATCAGACAGTGCTGGATACTGAAGATGTTACGTTACTGCTGAGGTCTTCAGAGAAATGTGACTGTGGAAGTAGGCGCACCCGTAGAAGATGCTGCTATGCA ACAAACTCTGATGGCGTTCAAATGAGGGATCTTTATTTTAGTTACTTGGCCATACTGAGGAAGATTGCCAACCATGTGGCACTGCTTCAGTCCACTGCAGGGACCAGTAAGAAACAG GAAAAGTATTTGACTGCAATTTGTCAGAAGGTTTTCCAAAAGTTTCCAGACTTTGTGCAAAGATGTAAGGATGAAGCGTTTGAGGCATTGTCGGACCCAAtgtacagtggaaaaatgaag GTTTTGCAGAGGCTGCTTAAATATTATCTGCAGAAGAGAGATAAAGtactgctgttttctctgtcaaCCAAG CTATTAGATGTACTGGAGAGCTACTGCATGGCAGAGGGACTGGACTACAGCAGATTGGACGGCACCACCAAGTCCAAAGAGAGACTACAGATTGTCAAAGAATTCAACAGCTCCTCTCACATCAACCTCTGCCTGGTTTCCACCAT GGCCGGTGGTCTTGGCCTTAACTTTGTAGGAGCCAATGTTGTAGTGCTATTTGACCCCACCTGGAACCCAGCAAATGACCTTCAGGCTATTGACAG GGCATATCGTATTGGCCAGTGCAGAGATGTGACTGTTCTCAGACTTATCTCACTAGGAACAGTGGAGGAAGTTATCTACCTGAGACAAGTTTACAAACAG CAATTGCAGTCCTCTGTTGTTGAGAAAGCAAGCTCCCGGCGTTATTTTGAGGCCGTGCAGGGACATGGTGTCCATAAAGGGGAGCTGTTTGGGATAAACAACCTCTTCAGGCTGCAGATTCAAGGAACATGTCTCACACGCAAGATACTACAG cGAGAAGGACAAATGGAGGCTGGAGTAATGAcaaccagcacacacacaggcgaaGAGAAGGCGGAGGCCAGGAAAGGAGTTAGC GAACCTGGAGATTCTGCACTGAATTGTGAAGCTATCAAGGAGAACAGAGATGCATCAAAGGTCTCTAGAGGGTTGCTGGATTTTAGTAGTGGGAGTGAGGAGGATGGTGATGGACAGCTATTTCAGAGGAAGGTCTCAAGCTCAAGCGCAGAGGATGGGAACAGGGGTGGGAATGCTGCCATCGGTGCTGGCCAAATGAATCTCCTCCAGCATGGTTTCTCCAGATTCTTGGAAAGGGTGAAAGGAAcaccagaggtcaaaggtgacaGTAGTTCTGATGAAGAAATCCTCTCTGACACAGGTGCTGGGATTCCTGAGAAACTGGAAACAAATGACTGCATGTACAAGAGCTCCAAAACAGAGAATGGTTCAGACTGTCTCCCCAAAGTGGGGACAAAACCCTTGAACGTCTCCAGGGATGCAGACAGAGACGATGAAGACAATGGAGCCAGGACGCGACAAGAGAATGATGAAGCTGTAAAAAAGCGACAGGGTCTGAAAGGGTGGAAAGATAAGAAAAAAGCAATAGATTGGGAGAGTGATGAAAACTCTTCCAACAAGCCCAAAACCACAGGGCACTGCTTTGAGGGTTACTCTGAAGAATCTGAAGATTTTGACCTGGAGAAAATAGCATGCTCCAAGAAAGGAGCCTTAAATTCACAGAGAAAAGGTCAagatagagggagagacacTTTTGAGTTCAACGAAGTTAAACGAAAAAGACAAACGACTAGTGCAAGGAACCAGGCCAGATCCAAGTACACCGAGTCCACAGAGACATACACATCTTCAGAGGATGAACACACTCCTAAAAAGAAAGGGAGTTTCACGGGAGGTCACTTCACATCTCCACGCACAGAACAATCGAGAGTAGATGGAAAGATATCTGCAAGCATGAAAAGTCCGACATCTCAAGGGAAAGATGGAACAATTGATAGTGTCCTAG GAGGCGTGCAGGAGGTGGCGTATACCCACTCCAACCAGCGTGTGGTGGGTGGGAGCAAAGCAGAGGAGCTGATAAGCAGAGCTGCAGTGCGAGACGTGTTTGAACGCAAGATGTACTCTCAGCTCCCAGCCAATCAACTTCTAGGAACCCAAGAG AGCCTGTCATCAAGCCCGCCAGACAGTCCACCATACTCTGCCAATGTCAGGGTGGAGAGGCCCAGTGTGGACCATCCAGTCACCTTCACCGGCAAGAGTGTGCACCACACTAGACACACCACTGTCATCATTGGAGAGACTCCTCAGGCCGTATGCAG gCAGCACCTGGAGGAAATGGCAAATAAATTCAACTTTCCCTCCGTTCGTCAGTTTGCAGTGGACGTTCTGAGAAGAGATTCGAGCCAGAGACTGGGTTGGCTGCGACAGTATTACACTTCACTGAACCAGCCTGACCTCGCTAATATAGTCGCAAAGAATTTCCCGCAGTCTGATTCAGCACCAACCTCCTCCACTTCCACAGCAGCTACCTCCTCAACAGCCACCAGAACTGCTATATCCTGCACagaaaccagaaccagaaccccACAAAAGGAATTTTCAAATACTCCCCAGAAGCGTAAATACACTAAGAAGAGTCGGGAGCCCAAGACTGATCCTGAAATCCCACAAAACAATGTTTCTGCAccacaaaaaaagtccagacttTGCCAAAATGATATTCCAGATCCACAGAGAAATCCCAAAAACCCACAACGCAATGTTCTAGAACCCCAGAAAACGCAAAAGGTCTCACAACAGAATGTTCTAGAACCTCTAGGTAACATTACAAGCCATGAgtcagaggagcaggaggaaacgGTTTCCAGTGCCAAAGGACACAGGAGGACAAAAAGGGGTAGTGTTTCTTGTTCTGGAGCTCACAGAGCCGGTGGTGGTCTTGGCGTGGATCATGCCGGCAGCAGTGGTCTGGGCTCTGGGAAGCCTGCTGCTGTCCTGAACCGCACAGACAGAGATACCCCTTCTTCCCCAGACCTCAGCCATGGCAGGTCCGCCATGTTATCCAAACCCACAGCACAGGGAAGGGAGCGAGAGcagaaatcatcatcatcaaggaCGAGAGAAACCGTTCAAGGACGGAGAGAAAATTCCCAGTCTGCTTCCCCTCCTCAACAGGCCCCTTCTGCCTTAAGTAATCACTCCCTCCTCACAGATCTGATAGGAGACACTTCAATCCTCGACGATTTATTTAAACCCAAACCAAGGGGTGCCCAGCAGAGAGGCCCCCCAAAAACACCACCACCTATGCTCTCAGGGTCAGGAAACGCGTGTCTGACCTCCCCTTCTTCATCCAGAATCGCCCTCAGTTCTGATTCTGCTTCAACACGACCATCTCCTGGTGCACTCGTGCAGGTTACAAGAGGCAGTCGCAAAGACTTCTGGGACATCCTCAACGAGGGTAACGAGGAGAGTATTAACAGGTTAACGGACTTGGCAGAAGTGCAGAGAGTCTGTGTCAACACGAAACTTTCAGCGAGAAGTCGatctggagaggaggaggagagcaagaGTCTGTGGAAGACTAATGAAAAGTTCCTATGGAAGAAATAA
- the ercc6l2 gene encoding DNA excision repair protein ERCC-6-like 2 isoform X1 produces MASTSTGEKAKWREGDSCLAPNPRDGTLQEATIQRLESNFHSNDSTAWVIFTDQNKDAEKEEEEDEEIAIPVSKLSRPDLNNFNQEKPVFPSIITDTRLCVSLELSEADGHRVPYTINRYLRDYQREGIRFIYNSYICSRGCILGDDMGLGKTVQVIGFLAAVLHKTGTWEDMKRNRPQFLQSQIPSTHSKPNKVFLIVAPLSVLYNWKDELDAWGYFQAVVVHGLRKEEELARIKKGRIEIALTTYETLRLCLDQFNNIDWSAVVVDEAHKIKNPNSQITQAMKELICKIRIGLTGTILQNNLEELWCVMDWARPGCLGSLGHFKNKFSDPVEHGQRHSATKRALATGRKAVRALVRKISHCFLRRTKSLIRDQLPKKNDRVVYCSLTDFQQTVYQTVLDTEDVTLLLRSSEKCDCGSRRTRRRCCYATNSDGVQMRDLYFSYLAILRKIANHVALLQSTAGTSKKQEKYLTAICQKVFQKFPDFVQRCKDEAFEALSDPMYSGKMKVLQRLLKYYLQKRDKVLLFSLSTKLLDVLESYCMAEGLDYSRLDGTTKSKERLQIVKEFNSSSHINLCLVSTMAGGLGLNFVGANVVVLFDPTWNPANDLQAIDRAYRIGQCRDVTVLRLISLGTVEEVIYLRQVYKQQLQSSVVEKASSRRYFEAVQGHGVHKGELFGINNLFRLQIQGTCLTRKILQREGQMEAGVMTTSTHTGEEKAEARKGVSEPGDSALNCEAIKENRDASKVSRGLLDFSSGSEEDGDGQLFQRKVSSSSAEDGNRGGNAAIGAGQMNLLQHGFSRFLERVKGTPEVKGDSSSDEEILSDTGAGIPEKLETNDCMYKSSKTENGSDCLPKVGTKPLNVSRDADRDDEDNGARTRQENDEAVKKRQGLKGWKDKKKAIDWESDENSSNKPKTTGHCFEGYSEESEDFDLEKIACSKKGALNSQRKGQDRGRDTFEFNEVKRKRQTTSARNQARSKYTESTETYTSSEDEHTPKKKGSFTGGHFTSPRTEQSRVDGKISASMKSPTSQGKDGTIDSVLGGVQEVAYTHSNQRVVGGSKAEELISRAAVRDVFERKMYSQLPANQLLGTQESLSSSPPDSPPYSANVRVERPSVDHPVTFTGKSVHHTRHTTVIIGETPQAVCRQHLEEMANKFNFPSVRQFAVDVLRRDSSQRLGWLRQYYTSLNQPDLANIVAKNFPQSDSAPTSSTSTAATSSTATRTAISCTETRTRTPQKEFSNTPQKRKYTKKSREPKTDPEIPQNNVSAPQKKSRLCQNDIPDPQRNPKNPQRNVLEPQKTQKVSQQNVLEPLGNITSHESEEQEETVSSAKGHRRTKRGSVSCSGAHRAGGGLGVDHAGSSGLGSGKPAAVLNRTDRDTPSSPDLSHGRSAMLSKPTAQGREREQKSSSSRTRETVQGRRENSQSASPPQQAPSALSNHSLLTDLIGDTSILDDLFKPKPRGAQQRGPPKTPPPMLSGSGNACLTSPSSSRIALSSDSASTRPSPGALVQVTRGSRKDFWDILNEGNEESINRLTDLAEVQRVCVNTKLSARSRSGEEEESKSLWKTNEKFLWKK; encoded by the exons ATGGCTTCAACTTCTACAGGTGAAAA AGCAAAGTGGCGTGAAGGTGACAGTTGTCTGGCTCCGAACCCAAGAGATGGCACTTTGCAAGAAGCAACAATCCAGAGACTGGAATCCAACTTTCACAGCAATGATTCCACAGCATGGGTGATATTTACTGACCAAAATAAAGAtgcagagaaggaggaagaggaggatgaggaaatAGCTATACCAGTCTCTAAACTCTCAAGACCAGACTTAAATAACTTCAACCAGGagaaaccagtgtttcccagcATCATCACAGACACCAGGCTATGTGTTTCATTAGAGCTGAGTGAAGCTGATGGACACAGAGTCCCTTACACCATCAACAGATACCTGAGGGATTATCAGAGGGAAGGTATACGGTTCATTTACAATAGCTACATCTGCTCCCGTGGATGTATCCTGGGTGACGACATGGGCCTTGGAAAAACTGTACAG GTCATTGGTTTTCttgctgctgtgctgcacaAAACAGGCACATGGGAAGACATGAAGAGGAACAGGCCACAGTTTCTTCAGAGTCAGATCCCCTCAACACATAGTAAACCCAACAAA GTGTTCCTCATTGTGGCTCCTCTGTCAGTGCTTTATAACTGGAAAGATGAACTGGATGCGTGGGGTTATTTCCAGGCTGTGGTTGTCCATGGcctgaggaaagaggaggaactGGCTCGCATTAAGAAGGGACGCATTGAAATTGCTCTCACCACTTATGAGACTCTGCGACTTTGTCTGGATCAGTTTAATAA TATCGACTGGTCTGCTGTGGTTGTAGATGAGGCACACAAGATAAAGAATCCAAACTCTCAAATCACTCAGGCTATGAAGGAGCTGATATGTAAG ATCAGAATTGGTCTCACTGGCACCATCTTACAGAACAACCTTGAGGAGCTGTGGTGTGTCATGGACTG GGCCAGACCTGGTTGTCTTGGCAGCTTGGGACATTTCAAGAACAAGTTTTCAGACCCAGTTGAGCATGGGCAGCGGCACAGCGCAACAAAACGTGCCCTAGCGACAGGGAGGAAAGCTGTCAGAGCCCTGGTGAGGAAGATATCTCATTGCTTCCTCAGAAGGACTAAATCTCTTATCAGAGATCAGCTACCTAAGAAGAATGACAGG GTGGTGTATTGCTCTCTGACAGACTTTCAGCAAACTGTGTATCAGACAGTGCTGGATACTGAAGATGTTACGTTACTGCTGAGGTCTTCAGAGAAATGTGACTGTGGAAGTAGGCGCACCCGTAGAAGATGCTGCTATGCA ACAAACTCTGATGGCGTTCAAATGAGGGATCTTTATTTTAGTTACTTGGCCATACTGAGGAAGATTGCCAACCATGTGGCACTGCTTCAGTCCACTGCAGGGACCAGTAAGAAACAG GAAAAGTATTTGACTGCAATTTGTCAGAAGGTTTTCCAAAAGTTTCCAGACTTTGTGCAAAGATGTAAGGATGAAGCGTTTGAGGCATTGTCGGACCCAAtgtacagtggaaaaatgaag GTTTTGCAGAGGCTGCTTAAATATTATCTGCAGAAGAGAGATAAAGtactgctgttttctctgtcaaCCAAG CTATTAGATGTACTGGAGAGCTACTGCATGGCAGAGGGACTGGACTACAGCAGATTGGACGGCACCACCAAGTCCAAAGAGAGACTACAGATTGTCAAAGAATTCAACAGCTCCTCTCACATCAACCTCTGCCTGGTTTCCACCAT GGCCGGTGGTCTTGGCCTTAACTTTGTAGGAGCCAATGTTGTAGTGCTATTTGACCCCACCTGGAACCCAGCAAATGACCTTCAGGCTATTGACAG GGCATATCGTATTGGCCAGTGCAGAGATGTGACTGTTCTCAGACTTATCTCACTAGGAACAGTGGAGGAAGTTATCTACCTGAGACAAGTTTACAAACAG CAATTGCAGTCCTCTGTTGTTGAGAAAGCAAGCTCCCGGCGTTATTTTGAGGCCGTGCAGGGACATGGTGTCCATAAAGGGGAGCTGTTTGGGATAAACAACCTCTTCAGGCTGCAGATTCAAGGAACATGTCTCACACGCAAGATACTACAG cGAGAAGGACAAATGGAGGCTGGAGTAATGAcaaccagcacacacacaggcgaaGAGAAGGCGGAGGCCAGGAAAGGAGTTAGC GAACCTGGAGATTCTGCACTGAATTGTGAAGCTATCAAGGAGAACAGAGATGCATCAAAGGTCTCTAGAGGGTTGCTGGATTTTAGTAGTGGGAGTGAGGAGGATGGTGATGGACAGCTATTTCAGAGGAAGGTCTCAAGCTCAAGCGCAGAGGATGGGAACAGGGGTGGGAATGCTGCCATCGGTGCTGGCCAAATGAATCTCCTCCAGCATGGTTTCTCCAGATTCTTGGAAAGGGTGAAAGGAAcaccagaggtcaaaggtgacaGTAGTTCTGATGAAGAAATCCTCTCTGACACAGGTGCTGGGATTCCTGAGAAACTGGAAACAAATGACTGCATGTACAAGAGCTCCAAAACAGAGAATGGTTCAGACTGTCTCCCCAAAGTGGGGACAAAACCCTTGAACGTCTCCAGGGATGCAGACAGAGACGATGAAGACAATGGAGCCAGGACGCGACAAGAGAATGATGAAGCTGTAAAAAAGCGACAGGGTCTGAAAGGGTGGAAAGATAAGAAAAAAGCAATAGATTGGGAGAGTGATGAAAACTCTTCCAACAAGCCCAAAACCACAGGGCACTGCTTTGAGGGTTACTCTGAAGAATCTGAAGATTTTGACCTGGAGAAAATAGCATGCTCCAAGAAAGGAGCCTTAAATTCACAGAGAAAAGGTCAagatagagggagagacacTTTTGAGTTCAACGAAGTTAAACGAAAAAGACAAACGACTAGTGCAAGGAACCAGGCCAGATCCAAGTACACCGAGTCCACAGAGACATACACATCTTCAGAGGATGAACACACTCCTAAAAAGAAAGGGAGTTTCACGGGAGGTCACTTCACATCTCCACGCACAGAACAATCGAGAGTAGATGGAAAGATATCTGCAAGCATGAAAAGTCCGACATCTCAAGGGAAAGATGGAACAATTGATAGTGTCCTAG GAGGCGTGCAGGAGGTGGCGTATACCCACTCCAACCAGCGTGTGGTGGGTGGGAGCAAAGCAGAGGAGCTGATAAGCAGAGCTGCAGTGCGAGACGTGTTTGAACGCAAGATGTACTCTCAGCTCCCAGCCAATCAACTTCTAGGAACCCAAGAG AGCCTGTCATCAAGCCCGCCAGACAGTCCACCATACTCTGCCAATGTCAGGGTGGAGAGGCCCAGTGTGGACCATCCAGTCACCTTCACCGGCAAGAGTGTGCACCACACTAGACACACCACTGTCATCATTGGAGAGACTCCTCAGGCCGTATGCAG gCAGCACCTGGAGGAAATGGCAAATAAATTCAACTTTCCCTCCGTTCGTCAGTTTGCAGTGGACGTTCTGAGAAGAGATTCGAGCCAGAGACTGGGTTGGCTGCGACAGTATTACACTTCACTGAACCAGCCTGACCTCGCTAATATAGTCGCAAAGAATTTCCCGCAGTCTGATTCAGCACCAACCTCCTCCACTTCCACAGCAGCTACCTCCTCAACAGCCACCAGAACTGCTATATCCTGCACagaaaccagaaccagaaccccACAAAAGGAATTTTCAAATACTCCCCAGAAGCGTAAATACACTAAGAAGAGTCGGGAGCCCAAGACTGATCCTGAAATCCCACAAAACAATGTTTCTGCAccacaaaaaaagtccagacttTGCCAAAATGATATTCCAGATCCACAGAGAAATCCCAAAAACCCACAACGCAATGTTCTAGAACCCCAGAAAACGCAAAAGGTCTCACAACAGAATGTTCTAGAACCTCTAGGTAACATTACAAGCCATGAgtcagaggagcaggaggaaacgGTTTCCAGTGCCAAAGGACACAGGAGGACAAAAAGGGGTAGTGTTTCTTGTTCTGGAGCTCACAGAGCCGGTGGTGGTCTTGGCGTGGATCATGCCGGCAGCAGTGGTCTGGGCTCTGGGAAGCCTGCTGCTGTCCTGAACCGCACAGACAGAGATACCCCTTCTTCCCCAGACCTCAGCCATGGCAGGTCCGCCATGTTATCCAAACCCACAGCACAGGGAAGGGAGCGAGAGcagaaatcatcatcatcaaggaCGAGAGAAACCGTTCAAGGACGGAGAGAAAATTCCCAGTCTGCTTCCCCTCCTCAACAGGCCCCTTCTGCCTTAAGTAATCACTCCCTCCTCACAGATCTGATAGGAGACACTTCAATCCTCGACGATTTATTTAAACCCAAACCAAGGGGTGCCCAGCAGAGAGGCCCCCCAAAAACACCACCACCTATGCTCTCAGGGTCAGGAAACGCGTGTCTGACCTCCCCTTCTTCATCCAGAATCGCCCTCAGTTCTGATTCTGCTTCAACACGACCATCTCCTGGTGCACTCGTGCAGGTTACAAGAGGCAGTCGCAAAGACTTCTGGGACATCCTCAACGAGGGTAACGAGGAGAGTATTAACAGGTTAACGGACTTGGCAGAAGTGCAGAGAGTCTGTGTCAACACGAAACTTTCAGCGAGAAGTCGatctggagaggaggaggagagcaagaGTCTGTGGAAGACTAATGAAAAGTTCCTATGGAAGAAATAA